The sequence tcggtcttttccggatattctggtaatttgacaaataaaatcgtgctactacctttcctttctaccttgtatattatgataattcgaaactccatacctatgaattctggaccgctacttgcgaaaagtaaacaaaagcatgaagctccgaaatagaaaaggggtataaatagcagcaaataagagagagcattaactgtggatgacaatgattataggagatagaagcagggacattgaaataaaagggaagacataaaactcaacaacaacccagaaatttcaaaccgtggatattagtacgtatagcaatataaagacacgggagaattataaatataataatccctagagcataatagaaataaacagattcttcagatgggagatggaaaagaagaacaatcattgcgatagttagaataagaacaaggatcagaacagggttaagcattttcataaatcttttgaatttgggaattgagtatagaaatggtgaaaacaaatggaacagaaaaggtaaatttataaaggaaatatcagacgtagtaatcgaggcagatcaccgtatttaattaaagagatctcaatttccataaatcccgaagaatcagatcttatagatcttcaagattttcttttaaatcccttgaattccggaaatcaatcataactacgtaatcggttaaaacgaatatacatttacttatttcacactcttgcgatagcttcacttatgctccttgcataatcaaatcgttttatctatattaatcaatgataataaaactctattcaccaactcatattcgtcatgaaaacatttttatagttagccatgacgacctcgatcaaatttcgggacgaaatttcttttaacgggtaggtactgtgatgacccggaaatttctgaccaaatttaaacttaatctttatatggtttcgacacgataagcaaagtctgttaaattaaatctcagcaaagtctgttaaattaaatctcaaaaattttgaactgtttcagatgTCTATTTGACATTTGACTACTCCCGACTATTCACGAACTATtgagtgtaaataaatatatatatacacgtatataaataaaaatgtaaaagtatatatataaaatgtgtaaatattaaatattcagtacgtgttattatataatatgttatattacaaagatattaaaatttatatagttACTATAGTAATATTATTGTCACTCCCAATATTTTTTTTATCAacattaaaatttctaatatcattatataaaaatttgatatatataaatataagtaatattattaatatcattattaatattaatataattagtattattattattattattatcatttttcacTGTTATtgttattgtgacttattatttttattactgttattgttaatattatcattatcattattaattgaattattagtaatataattattaattattaataataaacatataaatTCAAATGTATGATCTTTTGGAATCCATTTCAATTTCACATCACAATTCCACTATAGTTAATTTTGTTTTCTGCCTCAAGAATCGTACAAATAAATCTTATTGATATCAAACCGTTAGCAATCCATATCAACTTTAATTTTTATTTGTTACTACTTCATTGTCTGCTCGAATATTTTCTGTTCCTTTCACAATCAATCTATGAGACCTTTTGTATATATCAACCATATCTATCAATCTTCCTCACTCTCTTATATCCACCAACGAAACCACCTTATTACAAACCACTATAAACTCACTCTTGTTTTCTGCTCACGGCTACTGCAAAAACACCTTCAAATATTTCAAACGACCACCTACAATGATTCTTCTATCTTTCTGTTTCTAATGATCGAAAAATCACACAACCACCCCAATTATTAACGGCAACTTCGGCCCGCTGCTATAGTCTGTTTTATTCTGGTTACGTCCGAAAATCACAACAACAAACCACCATGAAACATTAAATCGCCAATCTTCAATACTCTTCTTTATTACTTTCTTTCGCCTATAATCAATAATCACCAtcgatcatcttcatcaaaaaccaAACCACCGTGAAACCTCACCACTCGCCATCTTAACTTACTACCTTTCTGTGTTTCCATCAACCAAGCTCACTAGTATTTGCTGGATTTTTTTACTATGAACGAGATAAGAAATGGTGACTAAATGAAGGACTTCTTAAACTAGTTTTAAACACGTTGgaagtatatataatgtatttagtgGGAGTTACAGTAAGAATATTGAGATTATTACAATTCTTGAGGTCAGTACACTTGAGTGGGTCGAAGAGTAGTTGGGTACCAGCTAATCAACGAGCATTTAaaatagatatatttttttttttgctggccaCACATGATATCTCATCCCATCACCATTTCATTATTTTAAACATTCCCAACCCATCACCTACAAATTAGAATATGTCAACTACTACTACCATTAAATATAGGCCGCATGTTTTTCTTTGTCCACTACAATTGATTATCACCATGCACGTTCCCTTTTTTCCTTTTCCACTTTGGTCGACGATAATGGGAACCAGTTGGTAGTGCAACTTTATCAAAAAGCAAAGTGGGTTTGAATAAATAAACACTAACCAACAGAATGTATATATCTTCATCTATGCGAAGTGATAATCCAACGAACTGGGTTGCCTTCGTATATATTTTGGGCcgaatacttattttttttttgctcTAAATGGGCCGTAGAAGCTTGACCTGTTTTGCAAATCCCTCTTTCTATCTTCCTGGTATTTACTCGACAACAATAGGATCGAACTGCTATACCTGATTCTGTGCTCCTGTTACGATGATGAAGGTGGCGAAACTAAATGAACGCGATGATAGATATGATAACCacgattatgatcatgattagGGTTGATAATGATGAATGGTTGCGGGTATAATATCGATTCACGATGATGATAATAATTTATTATGAGTATGATCATGGATTATGAtttaagattatgatgatgattatgagaaTGATTCGtaattatatatgattcatgaagaAGGAGAAGTAGAAATGAGATACAAAAATAAGGATAAATATAATTAAGGGACGATATAATTCGGAAAAGTGAAAGCAGAGCTGTGGTTTAGGGTGTTGACAGTGAGCGAAAGGTTGTGGGTTCGAACCCGGGAAAGGACCTTTATTTTGAAACTtatcctttgaggtagttttctattattagtattattattattaaataaaattatcatttttatcacttttatcattattattattattattattatattattattattattattattattattattattattattattattattattattattattattatcattatcataattagtattattattaaacattattagtataaggtgttactaacaatattattgttttaatatacaaataaaataacttattattatattatctttaacaagatttttatatatactattatcaatatttttactatcaatactattatatattattactattattattagtattattatttttataaaaatattacaactatcTATTATCAAAATAAAGTATTAGTTATGTAACAacattttatatataatcatatatatatatatatatatatatatatatatatataaagataataatcctaatatagtatataatataaataaacccagttgattaaatgtgatatgtgttaatatatatatatatatatatatatatatatatatatatatatatatatatatatatatatatatatataaatgacataggttcgtgaatccgaggccaaccctgcattgttcagtgtagtcatatgtatttttactacaaaatacagtatggtgagtttcatttcccttttactctttacatctttgggactgagaatacatgcactgttttaataactgttttacaatatttatatgcgtgagtttcatttgctccctttttactcattacatttttgggctgagaatacatgcaaatgctttattaactgttttacaatatttatatgcgtgagtttcatttgctcccttttactctttatatttttgggctgagaatacatgcgcaatttttataaatgtttttgcgaaatagacacaagtaatcaaaactacattacatggttgaatgatcgaaatcgaatatgcccctttttattaagactggtaatctaagaattagggaacagacaccctaattgacgcgaactctaaagatagatctatcgggcccaacaagccccatccaaagtaccggatgctttagtacttcgaaatttatatcatgtccgaaggaggatcccggaatgatggggatattcttatatgcatattgtgaatgtcggttaccaggtgttcaatccatatgaatgatattttgtctctatgcatgggacgtttatttatgagaactggaaatgaaaatcttgtggtctattaaaatgatggaaatgattatttatgttaaactaatgaactcaccaatcttttggttgacactttaaagcatgtttattctcaggtacgaaagaaatcttctgctgtgcatttgctcattttagagatattagttgaagtcattcatgacatatttcaaaagatgttgcattcaagtcattgagttcgtcaagattattattaagtcaattatagatagatatattatgaaatggtatgcatgccgtcaactttcgatgttatgaaagattgtcttttcaaaaacgaatgcaatgtttgtaaaatgtatcatatagaggtcaagtacctcgcgatgtaatcaactgttgtgaatcgtttataatcgatatggacatcgtccggatggattaggacgggtcctttcatttttgAATGGCCATACTTGATTAATATAATGTACTTGTAGGGGTGTACGTCGGCCAGTTTAAAGATATTTGGTTTATTCGGTTTGGATTATTCAGTTTTCAGAGACATTTTCACCACCAATAACTAAAGTCAAAATCAAACCAGCTAAATAAAAAATCAATTTATATGAGTCGTTTTCTATTGAAATCAAATTATAATTCGTAGTGAGCTTCGTAAAATGACATAGGTTTAACTAGATATAACTGCAAAATCATAGTGCTTAATTCAAACTATATTGTTATAGACTATAGTGAAGGATGATAAAGTTTATACATCAATTTTTCATTTGGTTAGACCGGTTGATTTTGATAATTTTATTTTGGTTATTAATTTAAAACAATATTTTAAAAAATCAATTCATTCAACTAAGTTAAACAATAAACCAGAAATCGAGTAAACGTACACTCATATTAATTAAGCATGGGAACTTAGTTGTACATGTTTCATTTTATTAGTAACAAAGGAGCATAAAATGTCACATTAGTTGTTATTAGATTCATTTTACTACTTACCAAGATATAATGATCGCCAacaaataatatttaatttaaaaatatcaatttatactattttttatttttttccagtTTTATCTATTACCTTCCACTTAAAATTTTGTTTAGATATATAAAAACTTTGAACAGATATAAAAAGATGAATTTTGCTAAAAACGAGGATAAGAAACTTGCGATTCGTTGCGGAGTGATTTTTGTCGGTTAATGTTTCAGTTAATTGAACGTTAAATAAATGATTATTAACTTATGCCCTTATGACACAAGTTAGATAATCCCTAATTATAATAGCTCTTAAGTTTGTCGTTAACGCGTGTTTAAAAAGTCGATAAAGTtcgttagaaaaaaaaaaaaaatctaacaattaaattaaattaaattaaatataagaaTAGGTATATTTACTTTTGTCGTCTACCTAACAGTCTTTCAAAACCCCCCTTTCCGATCTACGAGTACAATCTGTACCCATCTCTCCAGAATCCATATCATTTCATTAAACACCCAAAACCCAAAAATGGATGTCGGTGGTACTACCAGTAATCATCTTGAATCCACAGATCTCAAATCCACATCAATCTCCGAATACACTCACACAATTTCCAGGAGATACCAACATCTTCTTGACAAGTCAACACCACACGTTCTCCACCGTTGGATCGGTTTCGCTATTGTCTTCATAATTTATGCACTTCGTGTTTACTTTGTTCAAGGATTTTATGTTGTTACTTATGGTCTTGGTATTTATATATTGCAACTGTTTCTTGCATTTTTGTCACCTCAAGTTGATCCTGAACTCAATGATGGTCCTTCTTTGCCTACTCGTGGATCTGAAGAGTTTCGCCCCTTTGTTCGACGTCTTCCTGAGTTTAAATTCTGGTGAGTTTCGTATTAACTTAATTTTAATTGTAGATCTTGATCTTGATTTGACGGTTGGTGTAAATTGTGATCTGGCCTATTAGGTTCCCAATTTGTACAATGACATTTTGATTTATCATTTAAGGAGATTGTTTGATTGAAATGTGACATTGCTAACTAATCAAAACTGTTAATATTGCTTATATTTAATACAGTACAAATATAAACATAGGTGAATACTTAGTGGTGTTTGATTTCAATTGTTAATGACCTAGTTAAAATGCCATTGTGACTTAGGGAGATTGATTGACTTGATATATATTCAGCAGACCAATTTTTATCTAAAATGTGGGTTTAACTTAGAACATGTACGGCATTAGTTTGTATCTAGTTTGATGGGGACCGAAAGTTGTTAGGTTATGTTATTGATAAAGTTTATTTTTCCTAGTAAGACACAAACGACGTATGACAATGGTGCAGAATGAGTATTTTGAAGATAGATTTTAGACAACAGTGGATAGTGTGAACACTACAGATCTCAAGATGCTCATAGGATGATCGAAAAAGTTAATTGCTCTGATAAAATTTGGTTTCTAAGAAACTGGAAATATTATAAACGGATTTGTCCTGTGATGTTTCCTGTGTATTTCACTTTGTGAAGATATTAGAACACCAACTACTAGGTCATCAAAATATTATGCATTTGTTAATACGACTCTCAAATCGGTAATATATGTACTTTGTACAATCTGGGCTACTTAAGACCCGTTTAACACATTTCGTTCCCTAGTTGCTACTCTTTTGATTATAATCTTTGGCCCCTTTTGAAAACAAACATTACCCGAATCAACCCGTTCTTTATGGGCCAAAATCAAAATTGCATACTCTGCATCTTAGACCATAGATAATGGGGCTGCATTCCCCCAAATGCTCATGAGGTGTCAAGACAAACGCCCCCACAAACGCCCGGAATGGAGCGTTTGTGGGCGTTTGTCTTCAGGCGTTGGTCGGCGGATCACGGAGAGAGGAAAGGGGCGGCTTGTGACATGGCAGCATGCAATTGGTTATGAGTATTTTCTCTCCCACTTTTAATTATTTACACCTCAAATACCAATCAAATTTTACCACATCACCGCCAAACTTCTTACAAAAGCACCCCATTACAACTCCCCCCTTTCCCTGCCATGGTCCAGTTATTGACTTGCCCCAAAAAGTACACCTTACTCACTCCACGTCACAATCACCGTTATCTATGGTCTTACACTTGTTATGTATACAATGTAGCATAATAGTTACGTAGTATGTCACAAAATAAGTTCATAATGATAGAGATATTGTTATGTTCTGTTTTATTTTAGGTATTCGCTTACAAGAGCCTTCTGTATCGCTTTTACGCTCACATTTTTCAGCATGTTTGACGTGCCTGTATTTTGGCCAATTTTGTTGTTCTATTGGATCGTACTATTTGTTTCAACAATGAAAAGGCAGATAATGCACATGATTAAATATAGATATGTTCCGTTCTCCTTTGGCAAACGGGTAACTACTAAATACCTCTTTTAAATTTATTTCACTTTGTATATTTGAATATAGAAAATAATACCTTTTTCTCCAATTAATTCCAGAAGGGCTAGATTTTTCATTTAATAAGATTTCCGTATCTGTTTTGCAGAAATACACGGGAAAGAAAGCAGCTGCAGTCGATGATGCATCCAATGGCAGACCATGAAGATTTTGGTGAGTTAACTTGTAATATTCGACTAGCTGAAATTAAACAACAAAGGATCTGTTTTAGGTGACGAGATATTGTGAAATCTGGTCGGCCCGTAGATGATTGAAAGGTGTATTATTTGTTGTAGGCTAATTTTCCTTATAATATCTTTTATGTGTTCGAAATTTTGACCATGGGACACTTTATTCTATTTGAtcatttaaaattaaaaataaattactGAGAATTCCTTATTTTAGCAACATATTAGTTTCCTTTAGTTGGTCTCTCACTCATATACTCTTTATCTTTCTTTGCAACGTAATAGACACTTTTATTGTATTGCAGCATCAAAGAACCAAAGTTGGCCATTTTGTTCTACTTATTTATGTACGGGGTAATGCTGGTTATAGTTTAAGGGTCTTTTGGGTATTGAAAGAAATTAGCTAAAAAGGAAATGGGTTAAACGGTTGAAACCTTCATGCATGATACCTTTTAAATAATTTCACTCAAACAATTAAACCCTCACAAGATAGCCTAGTGGTTGGGGCCCTTAGTTCCTTGCAAGATGTCTCAGGTTCGAATCATGTCTAGGATGAATATTTCGAATGTTTTAATTGTGGCGAGGAATGGATCGGAAATAGCCTACCTTCTATTCCAAATTTTAACAATAGTCAAGAAGCAGTGAGATTGATCATTGTGCTTGTTACTAACATGTTTATATCATGTGTGGTTTACCTATTTACCTTTTTGGGTGGTTACTAATTTACTTATACAAGTGGACCTTATGGTGGAAAATGGGATTTGGGACCATGTAAAGATTGAAGAATTGAAATGCAAAGGGGATATTATTATGTGAATATAATGCAGTGGCTCCATTATTATCGGAGGATGATATTACAGAATTGTCttgttatatgtatttatatgtatatggtGTCCCTAGAAAAAGTAATAGAGGCATTATTGGTATGGTGGGGAGACCATGCCATTGGGTGCCCATATGGACAAAGGATGTGTAAGGTCCCTTATATTGGAGTCCTTATCTCCTTCCTTTGTTTTGGCTAACTTCCATTATTCAACTAATTGCCATTCAAATATACATTTTCCCTTTTGAATCTTAATCAAGATTTTCACGAGTTTTCTGAAacaatatgaattttttttttatgttgtgcacAATGAATATGGTATGATTGGAGTAGAATTTTAAGTTTAAGAGATGATATATGTAATGTTAACATTACTTAATACTCTGTATTAGCTTTCATACAAGCAATACAACAAAGATAACACAAGACTTTTACTGCACATCTTAGGATTCTTGGATTCCATTGTAGTTATGTTTTTTTTGTATGAAGCGCAAAGGCACGAGGTTGTAGATTCTTATAAATTTGCGGTTTTATTTGGTTTTTTTGTACGAACGTTGCCCATTTTCGGTGTTAATATGTAACCTTTGTTTCCTAGTTTAGGGTCGTTTTAGTTATGTTTAGTATGTTGTTGGTTTGTCCGTGAATTGTATTCTCATGCTTTCTTTTATCTACGatgaaatttctatttttattctagtttattcatttttttcaaataaataaataaataaatgtaccgAGGACCATTCTACCCTAGCTCCACATCCCTATCTGGGTTGGTTTTTCAATGCATTTCCACTAAGGGTGTGTATAGATGAAACTAGCTGGAATTTGAGCTTGAGCTTGTAGCTGAAGCTGGAACTTATGAATTAGAGCTGGAGCCGGAGCCGGAGCTTATtttttgaagctggtagctggaATTTATTATTttctataagtgtttggtaaactagctggagcatactttccagttcataagctctactttttttcatagggTGTGTTTGGTAGAGGAGTTTatgggagcttatgagagcttataggagcttgaggttatgattttaataagctccaagtaataagctttgtttgggagacataaaaagtagagcttatgaaaaacataagctctagaaaaataagctacttctagtagcttatgaaaaaaaagtagagcttatgaactagaaaataagctccagctaatttaccaaacacttatataaaataataagctccagctaccaactttaataataagctccagctctagtctataagctccagctctagtccataagctccagctccagctataagctccagctccagctagtttcatccaaacacacccataagctactagaagtagcttatttttctagagcttaagattttcataagctctactttttatgtctaccaaacaaagcttattacttggagcttattaaaattataagctcaagctcccataagctctcataagcttccataagctcTTGCGCCAAACACACCCTAAAACATATTCCGTATTTTGTATCAGGTGATAAATAATACTTAGACTACTTGTATCAATGGCAAGAAACGCCGTTTCTTTGCCTAGTCATCACTAAGTGACACCAATATTTCAAGTATTGAGGCGTTACTTCTAGGCATTTCTTGAGCGTGTGTTGAAAAGTGACGGATAAAggaactgtttttttttttttaaatattatttttattcctttttaatacttaacccaattatattttaacacatcatcacaatactcctaactaATACCAAAAAGAAACACCGCCACTACTCCACTCAATAAAGAAACACGTCTTAATCATCCAAAAAGTGCAAAAAGACAAGTGACATCACAAGAAACGCTTTCTACCAATACAAGTGGTCTTATTCCGTTATGTAACTTACATTATCATATAGTTTGTTAACTAAAATGAACTTCAGAAGTCATAAAACAAGTTGATGACGCCAACATGTAGCAACATCAAGTGTCATTTTGAAGCTAATTATAGACAGTAAATCTAACAATTAGTTAGTATAATATTTAGAGAGCTTGCAGGACTTAACTGATCGCTCATACCTTGTTAAAGTTAAGCACATGAAGTATTAAAAGATACCTAGTATATAAGCGCATATATAATCTTTTGGTTAAGTTCTTGTAAAGAATTGACATCCAAAATACAATGTTCATCAAGAAAATCATAAATGTTTTATGAACTGTCATCTTAACTTCAGTAAACAACAATGTTTTGACTAATTTCACAATCAAACTTTATATTTCTTGTCAAAATTACGATTCGTATCCAGCTTTGGAGGACCACAGCCCCACCCGTCCATTTCAGCTGGCATTTTAAAGTAACTGTTAATCACAGACCATATCTTCCTTTCTATCTTTAAAAGAAAATTATGACCTCCTTCCTTCTTCAACAGGGGTCCCTTtttttgtgaaaaaaaaaattaatataataatatatctgAAGATAAACAAGGTACAATTCGAAAACTTCGATAGGGTCCCTTTTTCAAAGGCCTCCCATAAACTTTGTTTTATTTACGTATTAAAAGTCGATAAAATCAATCAGTTACATATTAAAGCTTCAAGACATGTCTTCAAGGCGTCGAGAGTGATAACACATAACCAAAACAATCACAACTGTACCTGGCCCCGGGCCCGGGCCATATTGACCAAGTGGGTGCACATACATATCTGTGGTACGTACGCTGATCACAAAACGCACGATCATTACAATACCTTTTTTTAACTTAAATGTCTCAACCACACCAACAAAACACTACAGTTGTACTCTCCCAACTTGTGAGGACCTCATCTTCCCCAAAATAAGACAACACGTACGGACCCACTAGTGTTATTTAGCTTTTTTGCAATTGCAATATATCATATTATTGCCAAGTGCCAACAACCTCGATCTCATTTCCTCACCACAACGTGCACAACGTTGTCACACTACATATCATCTAAGATTTTCATAATCATTtcgtatgtgtgtgtttttgtatACAAACAATGGAAGGACTTCCTATGTTAACTTGTCTCATACAACACACTTTAAAAAGTCTATGCACTTGTTCTTCTTCTGATTCTTCGATAGATAACACTTCTACTAAATGGGTTTACGCAGTTTTTTGGAGAATCGTGCCAAGAATTTACCCTCCTCCAAAGTAGTAGACCAAAATATGACAGTTTTTGTTTTAAATTATCATTTaatctaataataatgaataaagtatCAAATGTATTTTGTGGATGCAGGTGGGATTATGAAGGAAGTGTTCTTGATCGAGTTAGAGGAAACAAGCGAAACTGGTAAAGTTTCTATCTTTTTCACTTTTCAACAATCTTTAATAAGTGTTTATGTGACCAATTTGTTTTTGACCAAAGGATTCTTGTTTGGGAAGACGGTTTTTGCGATCTTGATGAATGTGAGCGAATCAGAAATGATGGATTTTTGAAGGGTAGTAATACAACA comes from Rutidosis leptorrhynchoides isolate AG116_Rl617_1_P2 chromosome 4, CSIRO_AGI_Rlap_v1, whole genome shotgun sequence and encodes:
- the LOC139840218 gene encoding protein RER1A-like produces the protein MDVGGTTSNHLESTDLKSTSISEYTHTISRRYQHLLDKSTPHVLHRWIGFAIVFIIYALRVYFVQGFYVVTYGLGIYILQLFLAFLSPQVDPELNDGPSLPTRGSEEFRPFVRRLPEFKFWYSLTRAFCIAFTLTFFSMFDVPVFWPILLFYWIVLFVSTMKRQIMHMIKYRYVPFSFGKRKYTGKKAAAVDDASNGRP